In the Candidatus Zixiibacteriota bacterium genome, GTCTATCCAGACGAGATTCACCTCCTTGGTGGAAGCGGCTTCGACGGCTGTCACGACGACCTTGCCGCCTGAGCACTGAGTTATTGCCGGGTACGGGGCAGTAGGAACGGGTTGACTGGACCCAAGAAAAGCTTGGATTAGCTCGCACTTCTTCTGCTCCGGCAAGGTTGCCGACAACAGGATGACATTGCAGTTGAGCGCTGACAGCCACTCCAGAAGCCTTGACAGGATCGACGTCATATATGTGTCATAAGCGTGAACCTCGTCGAAGATAATGGTCTTTCCAGCCAGGCCGAATAGCCTCACGAAGAAGTGCTTCGCCTGAAGTACAGCGAGCAATGACTGGTCAATTGTCCCTACACCAAAGTTCGATAGCAGTGTCCGCTTCTTGGGCAGAAACCACTCTGATGCTACGACAGACATTTCAGGACCGTCACCGACTGAACTTGTTCGAATGCTCTGGTACGCTTCAGAGAAGAAGGAATGACCGTGCAGCAGGTGGAGATTCACCCGACTGTCAGGGTAAGCCGATTGCAGGTACTCTCTGACTCGTTGAAACATTTGGTTGCTCGTAGCCTGCGTTGGCAGAGCGATGTACATACCCCGCTGACCGTTTGACGAAATGACTCGATTCGACAAGAATAATGCGGCTTCGGTCTTGCCGTCTCCCATCGGGGCTTCAATGATATAGAGTGATTTCTCAACGTGCGTCTCGGCTAACTTGATCAATGTCCGTTGAAGGGGTCGCGGTAGCTTCTTTCCAAAGAGATCGGAGAAGCTCCTTACTTCTTCCGCAGGTTTCCACCCGACCCAACCAAGTCGTGCAAGTGCCTGTGCAGCTCGATTCCTTGACTGCGCCAAGTAGTCATCTGTACTTCCGACAAAGTCATGCGAGAACGGGAAGTAGTCTTCGTTAGAGGCGATCCAATCGGCAACACTCGTCAGGCCCGCGCATGCCATGACAGCCGCATTAGTCGAGAAGAGAGCGGATGTCTGCCCAAGTCTATCCTTTGAATGAAACTTCTCGGAAATGGTCAGGATCAAGTTAGACTGCGCCGTGCGCCAGTTAGTATCTCCGATGAGGAGGGATAGGCGATCATCAACTATCTCATTAGCTCGAGGAAATCTCCCATGATGCCCCCCAACGAGACTCGCAGCTTTGAGGAGAACTAAGGCGACTTTGGGTCCCTTTGCTAAATACTCTGGCTTGAAGTGATCCCAGATGATTCTGGAACTGAGAGTGCCGTGCGGAATGTTGTCAACGTATTGCGGGAATGTGAGACCATTCGCTGACAAATGTGCTTTTCGCTCAGAACCTCTTGACTGAAAACCCGGAGTGGCCTTTCCGATGTCGTGTAGAGCGGCCCAAAATGCGAGCGTGGTCGCCATGTCCGAATCGTCAGCGGGGTCATATCGGAATAAGCTCTTAAATGAAGAAGTGAGGCTTTGGTGCCACAAGGCCTCAACGACGGCTGACACGTCGATCATGTGGAATAGTAGCGGGTGCCAGGCCAGTGACTCTCGATCCAGCTTGGCCCAAATTGCCAGGTGTTTTTCGTCAACAAGCACTGCAGTAGCCTTTTTGAATGTGGATCACACAATCGGTGATCGGTGTGGCCCTCAACGATTGCTTCGTCGAATCAAAGCAGAAGATAGGCGATTCAAATTAGCGTACGAAGGGAACGATGGCAATCGATTTTCGGGCGTGAATCTTTGGGTCGCCAGTGCATATGGAGGATTAGACTTGTTTACGATAATGACCCTTTAAGCAAACAACGAATCACATCCGACGGCGGATGTGCCGTCAATGTGACCACTTGAAGTGCGACAACGGGTTAGATTCGGAATTACATTGACAGGGATTGTCAACACGTCCGAACTAATCCGCCTCATGGTCAAGGGCTCTGCGTTATCAGACCGAGCCGGCGACGAGTTCGGCGATCTGACCGGCGACATTGCGGCGGTTGTCATCGTAAATCGTCAGCGTCTGCAGGTTCGCGTGGCGGGAGAAGCGCTGTACGGAACGGACGTTACCGCCGGTGCGGTCGAGCGCGTGGGTGATGGCGGTATGGCGGATGCCGTGTGGGCGCGCGGTGACGCCGGAGATCCGCCCAAGGGTGCGAACGATGTAGAAGATGGCGGCGCCGGTAAGTCGGCAACCTTTGGCGGCATGGTCGAAGTTGACGAAGAGCGGGCCCGGGTCGGTGCCGCGAAACGCGAGCCAGGTGGAGATCGCGGTTGCAGTGGGTTCCGGCAAGGAGAGAGTCAGGGATTCGCGCGATCCCTTGCCGACTACGGCGATCCGGCGCTCGGCGAGGCTGAGGTCCGAAAGCTCGAGGCCGACAAGTTCCTTCCGGCGTAGCGCGAGATCGAAGAGCAAGCGAAGGATTGCGGTATCGCGGGCGGCCTTGGCTGGGTTGTCGTGTGCGGCGGCGGCTTTAAGCATTCGGCGAATTCCGTAGAGGCCAGGGCCGGAGGTGTCGCGGTACGAATGTGCAGGCTCGTTCTCGATCTCGAGAGTCCAGTTGATGGCGCCGATGGTGCGGGCGAGTTTCGAGGCGGAGCGAAGAGTCGCAAGGCGGCGGTTGATCGTGGCCGGTGACTTCCCTGCTGCGATCAACGATTGCCGGTATTGCAGGGCGAGGCTGTTAGCCTGCCCTGCTTTGAGTTGGACCATGCAGGCGAGCGCCGATTGCTGGTCGGGTACTCCGAGAAAAGTCGCGAAA is a window encoding:
- a CDS encoding tyrosine-type recombinase/integrase, whose protein sequence is MPHSLHRTERTLPVSIRPAPTIPLVTLFLDRRSDSTRRAYSADLSDFATFLGVPDQQSALACMVQLKAGQANSLALQYRQSLIAAGKSPATINRRLATLRSASKLARTIGAINWTLEIENEPAHSYRDTSGPGLYGIRRMLKAAAAHDNPAKAARDTAILRLLFDLALRRKELVGLELSDLSLAERRIAVVGKGSRESLTLSLPEPTATAISTWLAFRGTDPGPLFVNFDHAAKGCRLTGAAIFYIVRTLGRISGVTARPHGIRHTAITHALDRTGGNVRSVQRFSRHANLQTLTIYDDNRRNVAGQIAELVAGSV
- the cas3 gene encoding CRISPR-associated helicase Cas3'; translated protein: MLVDEKHLAIWAKLDRESLAWHPLLFHMIDVSAVVEALWHQSLTSSFKSLFRYDPADDSDMATTLAFWAALHDIGKATPGFQSRGSERKAHLSANGLTFPQYVDNIPHGTLSSRIIWDHFKPEYLAKGPKVALVLLKAASLVGGHHGRFPRANEIVDDRLSLLIGDTNWRTAQSNLILTISEKFHSKDRLGQTSALFSTNAAVMACAGLTSVADWIASNEDYFPFSHDFVGSTDDYLAQSRNRAAQALARLGWVGWKPAEEVRSFSDLFGKKLPRPLQRTLIKLAETHVEKSLYIIEAPMGDGKTEAALFLSNRVISSNGQRGMYIALPTQATSNQMFQRVREYLQSAYPDSRVNLHLLHGHSFFSEAYQSIRTSSVGDGPEMSVVASEWFLPKKRTLLSNFGVGTIDQSLLAVLQAKHFFVRLFGLAGKTIIFDEVHAYDTYMTSILSRLLEWLSALNCNVILLSATLPEQKKCELIQAFLGSSQPVPTAPYPAITQCSGGKVVVTAVEAASTKEVNLVWIDDDRSTLAKRIRRATPEGGKIAIICNTVSSAQQIYSLLVGSESLKAARITLFHARFLLRDRLSREQAVLNNFGSNSGGDGLSILVATQVIEQSLDLDFDLMITELAPADLVLQRMGRLHRRERIRSRGLDRAQLWIFSSPFDSAGLPTFGTSGFVYSPYILLRSFLVLQEKDLVKVPSDLKEIVERVYSDEDLGGDAHSPLRKKLEELHHKHLAELQMLQSEAVKRRIDPPSFPENILDRVFQELEDDDPEAHPARQALTRYGRESISIVCLQSERSEPDHPLLYQEPNFAQAKAMILDSVSVSQFDVVRALKGQETPSAWRHNPLTRSLKFIIFAQHRARIGDIEMVLDNDLGLIINRTK